From Primulina tabacum isolate GXHZ01 chromosome 2, ASM2559414v2, whole genome shotgun sequence, one genomic window encodes:
- the LOC142530758 gene encoding putative anion transporter 4, chloroplastic, with protein MNSLTNINQSLATSSVSCPPQNPKLFCKTHSRLSSTVSSEGRRAAVSSLNFSATGAILPPLRACTSGFNRPRASSNDAHPIVGGSNEMREPSFLEFITSERVKVVAMLALALALCNADRVVMSVAIVPISLSRGWGQSFAGVVQSSFLWGYLISPIAGGAIVDYHGGKVVMAWGVALWSLATFLTPWAAETSVLLLLSMRMLLGIAEGVALPCMNNMIARWFPKTERSTAVALAMAGFQLGSAIGLVLSPILMSQAGIFGPFVIFGLFGFLWLLVWISATSSSPDRSPQISINELRYIQNSMSVPSLSKTRKVIPPFRLLLSKLPTWSLIVANSMHSWGFFVLLSWMPIYFKTLYHVDLRQAAWFSAIPWCMMALVGYFAGILSDRMIQSGINVTLTRKIMQSVGFVGPGFALIGLTAAKSPFIASAWLTLAVGLKSFSHCGFLVNLQEVAPQYSGVMHGMSNTAGTLAAIVGTVGAGFFVELVGSFKGFLLLTAFLYFSAALFWNLFSTGERVDFD; from the exons ATGAATTCTCTCACCAATATCAATCAGAGCCTCGCCACGAGCTCAGTTTCATGCCCCCCTCAAAACCCTAAACTCTTTTGCAAAACCCACTCTCGATTGTCTTCCACAGTCTCATCGGAAGGACGACGCGCCGCCGTTTCATCCTTGAATTTCTCTGCTACTGGAGCAATTTTACCCCCGCTCAGGGCATGTACTTCGGGATTCAATCGTCCCAGGGCTTCGTCGAATGATGCTCACCCCATCGTTGGAGGCTCCAATGAAATGCGGGAGCCCAGTTTTCTGGAATTTATCACTTCGGAGAGAGTGAAGGTGGTGGCGATGCTTGCGCTGGCTTTGGCTCTCTGTAATGCCGACCGTGTCGTTATGTCAGTGGCCATAGTGCCGATTTCCCTTTCTCGTGGTTGGGGTCAATCATTTGCAGGAGTTGTTCAG TCATCTTTTCTCTGGGGATACCTGATATCGCCTATAGCTGGAGGAGCTATAGTGGACTATCATGGTGGTAAGGTAGTTATGGCGTGGGGGGTGGCTTTGTGGTCTCTGGCCACCTTCCTTACTCCATGGGCAGCAGAAACGTCTGTGTTGCTTCTACTTTCAATGCGGATGCTACTTGGCATTGCAGAAGGTGTTGCTCTTCCTTGCATGAATAATATGATTGCAAG ATGGTTTCCTAAGACAGAAAGGTCAACAGCAGTAGCACTTGCAATGGCTGGATTTCAGCTTGGAAGTGCTATTGGTCTCGTACTTTCTCCAATTCTCATGTCACAGGCTGGTATATTCGGACCTTTTGTGATCTTTGGATTGTTTGGTTTTCTTTGGCTTTTAGTGTGGATATCAGCAACCTCAAGCTCTCCTGACCGAAGCCCTCAAATATCAATTAATGAGTTGAGATACATACAGAACAGCATGTCAGTTCCCTCTCtgtcaaaaacaagaaaagtCATTCCACCATTCCGCCTCTTGCTCTCTAAGCTACCAACTTGGTCTCTAATTGTTGCAAATTCCATGCATAGCTGG GgtttttttgttttactttcGTGGATGCCAATCTACTTCAAAACA TTGTATCATGTCGACCTAAGACAAGCTGCTTGGTTTAGTGCTATTCCATGGTGTATGATGGCTCTCGTGGGATACTTTGCAGGCATTCTGTCTGATAGGATGATTCAAAGTGGCATCAACGTTACTTTGACTCGCAAAATTATGCAG TCAGTTGGATTTGTTGGCCCAGGCTTCGCTCTAATTGGTTTGACAGCGGCTAAAAGTCCATTCATTGCATCTGCTTGGCTTACTTTAGCTGTTGGGCTTAAATCATTTAGTCACTGTGGTTTCCTTGTTAACCTTCAG GAGGTTGCCCCACAATATTCTGGAGTTATGCATG GTATGTCTAATACTGCTGGCACACTTGCTGCTATAGTAGGAACTGTTGGTGCTGGTTTCTTTGTTGAATTAGTGGGATCGTTCAAGGGGTTCTTGTTGTTAACGGCTTTCTTATATTTCTCAGCAGCCTTATTCTGGAATCTTTTCTCAACTGGGGAGAGGGTCGATTTTGATTAA